A stretch of DNA from Lotus japonicus ecotype B-129 chromosome 4, LjGifu_v1.2:
GATGTGATGCATATTGAGAAGAATGTTTTTGAAAGTGTTATAGGTACTTTACTAAATGTGCCGGGCAAGACTAAAGATAGCATCAATGCAAGACTTGATTTGGTTAGCATGGGCATAAGAAAAGAATTAAGACCGGTGAAGAAGGGGAAACGTACGTATCTACCTCCAGCAGCCTATACGCTAAGCAGGAAAGAGAAAATTGCTTTGTGTAAATTTCTTAGTGGGGTAAAAGTTCCACACGGCTACTCTTCAAATATTAAGAACCTTGTATCAATGAAAGACCTTAAGTTAAAGGGATTGAAGACTCATGATTGTCATGTTCTTATGGAGAACTTGTTACCTGTGGCTTTACGCTCCATTTTGCCAGAAAAAGTGCGAGATGCCATTACAAGATTGTGTCTCTTCTTCAAGGCAATTTGCAGCAAAGTGATTGACCCTTCTAAGTTGTCAGCATTGCAAAGACAAATTTCTACAACTTTGTGTGATCTTGAGATGTACTTCCCACCTTCATTTTTTGACATAATGGTTCATCTAACCATTCACTTGGTGAGAGAGATACAAATGTGCGGGCCAACTTATATGAGATGGATGTACCCTTTTGAGCGTTACATGAAGGTTTTAAAAGGTTATGTAAAAAACCGAAGCAGACCTGAGGGGTGTATGGTTGAACGGTATGTAgtcgaagaagctattgaaTTTTGTACCGAATACCTATCCAATGTTGAATCTATAGGGCTTCCGAAGTCTCATCACACACGAAGTATAGAAGGGGAAGGGCTCTTTAAAAGCGAGATAATAACAATACAAGGTAAAGAATGGCAACAAGCACACTTATATGTTTTGCACAATGCAGCTGAAGTTGGGCCATATGTTGACAAGCACAAGGAAGTGATTAAGGGGTTGAATCTCAATAGGTCTGATAATTGGTTAGCAAAGGAGCACAATCGGACTTTTATAAAATGGCTAAAGGATCACGTTTATAAGGAGTGGGAAGAAGATCCTACCTCGGTTTCAGAGAGGTTGAAATGGTTGTCGAGGGGTCCAAGTATGCATGTCTTTAATTACAACGGCTATGTAATTAATGATTATACATTTTACACAGAAGCCCAAGATGATCGGAGTACAATGCAAAATAGTGGGGTGACTCTTGTTGCTAGATCTATGCATGTCTCTAGCGCCAAAGATAGGAACCCCATATATGCAGACATGTCATACTTTGGGGTGATTCAACACATATGGGAGCTAGACTACACAACATTTCAGGTTCCTGTGTTTGGTTGTAAGTGGGTTGACAATAATTCTGGTGTCCAAATTGATGACTCAGGGTTCATTCAGGTTGATCTTAATAGGGTGGGGTTCAAAGATGATCCTTTTATTTTGGCCTCTCAAGCAGAGCAAATATTCTATGTCCCTGATCCTGCTAACAATAAAAGGTCCATTGTTTCattatcaaataaaataaatgtcaACAACGAGGATGGACAATATGTTCAGGAAGATAATGCTATTGAAGATGACCCTTTCTTCGGGATATCACAACCAATTGACACCGATTCAGATGAAGATGATAGTTATTATGTTAGAGATGATCATGATGAGGGAATTTGGATGAATATAGCCTTTCATAATAAAATTGAAACCACACGTATGCGCATattgaagaaaaggaaaagaactACTAAAACAAGTTAAACCAGTATGCATTTCCTTTCAATGATTTTatgttgaaatattttttatatattacatTCTTAGATCTGTCTCATGATCCATTGACATGTTGTTTCAGGAAAATGGCTCCTTCAAAGCAAGATAGTGGTGACACCGGTGTGATTAAGTTAATTAGGCGTGGAAGGACCATTATGAAAGAAGTCCGTCGTGCAACAAGTCAAGGAATAAAATTTGAGGTAACATTTTAATACAATGCTgttgtttttttgtttattcTTTAAATTCATACATAGATTTAATTTATATGGTGAATATTTAAATGTATTAGGTTGGTTGGGACCCGGATGGTGTACCAATTGATCccaacaaacaaaaaattgtcAGTTATATTGGTTATCTTGCTAGGACAGACGTTCCAATTACTTGTAATTGGTGGCCAAATGTTGACGATGAAATCAAAAACCAAATATGGGAAAAAGTAGAGGTTAGATCCATACTCTTAATATTTTCACATTGAAATTATCTATGTAAACATATTCAACATTAATCGAACTTGCGATGTTGTAGGTTGCTTTTGAGATTCACCCCTTGCGCAAAGACTATGTACTTAAAGAAGCAGGTGCTTTGGCTAGAAATTTTAGGAAAATTCTAAGGAAAAAATTTTTGGATAAAGATGGTAATGTGATAGATCATCCACCGCTGTCTTATGACCTTGTGATTGATCATGATGTCTGGATGGAATTTGTTGATCAATATAAAGATGAAGAATTCCAGGTGAAATAATATTTGTGTGGTGTGCCATGTTTTCATTGCATTTGAATAATTATGACATGATGCAACTACATTGTTTTGAAACAGAAACTAAGTGAACAGAATAGGAAAAGAGTGTTGAAGCCTAAGTACCCTCACAATTTAGGGCGTACGGGATATGCTTGCCTTCAGCAAAAGATGGTATACAAACACACATAATGCTATTTCGTCTCTCTAGATAAAAATCTTATTATTAAGTGTTATTTGTGATTATTTTGGTTGTCTTAAAACAGTTGCAGGAGTCTGGATCAAGCGAGACATCCATTCCTCGCCATCGCTTGTGGAAGCGTGCTCGTGTGTCGAAAAAGGGCAAGATTAATGAGAATGTTGAAGAAGTTTTGAGTACATGTGTAAGTACATATATGAATTCACAAGTAAAATGAACCCTTAATTCTTATTTCTGTAATTGAGAAATTTTATATATCTTAGGAGACTCTCACACAATCTGCATCACAAGAGGAGTTACATAAACGTACACCAGATGATATTCTCGGTCAGGCACTAAAGGTTCCTGAGCACCCAGGCCGTGTAAGGGGTGCAACCTTTCCAATATGTCAGAAAACCTTCTTCAAGAAAGGTCAAAAGAAGTCAATCCAAAAGGAGACTCCAGCAGAAGTTGCACAATTGACAGATTTGGTCAAGACTTTACAGAAACAAGTTAGTATATTGCTACAGGAGAGGGAGATCACCAATGACATAGGGGCTGTACACTACGCCAATGGAAGAGATAGTTGCACGCCTAACATATCACCTGTTGAGATTCA
This window harbors:
- the LOC130712428 gene encoding uncharacterized protein LOC130712428, which translates into the protein MDRKWMFANRLSDEYAAGVKEFVKFAVQNAKNPNSLLCPCLVCWHGIRVNPSELEDHLICKGIDKNYICWSNHGESRFDSGDAADSVRSASFGAEEDACDGDRVEEMAKAVEDDLRDCPQMFERLKNDAGTLLYNGCSKFTRLSAVLKLYNLKAANGWTDTSFTNLLTLLKDMLPEGNVLPGRLYEAKQMLCSIGMSYERIHACPNDCILFRNEYESLKSCPKCKAPRYKKENSCPLKVLWYFPIIPRFRRMYRSAEVAKQLTWHKYRGEGDGMLRHPADSPQWSKIDSDYSEFGKEERNLRLALSTDGINPHSLQSSTHSTWPVILVIYNLPPWLCMKRKYMMLSMLISGPQQPGNDIDIYLSPLIEDLKKLWEVGVEVYDGSREETFRLRAMLFGTINDFPAYGNLSGYSVKGKLACPICEDDTISMRLDHCKKNVFLGHRRFLRTTHRYRGWTKAFNGNKEEGRARKPLKGSDLIAKVKNVKCKFGKTFKKQLPKCGWKKKSIFFELPYWESLHVRHFLDVMHIEKNVFESVIGTLLNVPGKTKDSINARLDLVSMGIRKELRPVKKGKRTYLPPAAYTLSRKEKIALCKFLSGVKVPHGYSSNIKNLVSMKDLKLKGLKTHDCHVLMENLLPVALRSILPEKVRDAITRLCLFFKAICSKVIDPSKLSALQRQISTTLCDLEMYFPPSFFDIMVHLTIHLVREIQMCGPTYMRWMYPFERYMKVLKGYVKNRSRPEGCMVERYVVEEAIEFCTEYLSNVESIGLPKSHHTRSIEGEGLFKSEIITIQGKEWQQAHLYVLHNAAEVGPYVDKHKEVIKGLNLNRSDNWLAKEHNRTFIKWLKDHVYKEWEEDPTSVSERLKWLSRGPSMHVFNYNGYVINDYTFYTEAQDDRSTMQNSGVTLVARSMHVSSAKDRNPIYADMSYFGVIQHIWELDYTTFQVPVFGCKWVDNNSGVQIDDSGFIQVDLNRVGFKDDPFILASQAEQIFYVPDPANNKRSIVSLSNKINVNNEDGQYVQEDNAIEDDPFFGISQPIDTDSDEDDSYYVRDDHDEGIWMNIAFHNKIETTRMRILKKRKRTTKTS